CAAAGCAAGGAGGTTTTCTGCATAGGTAGTGCAGTCCAAATCCCTCAAATTGACAATCAGCTTTTCTTGGTCGGTTACTTCCATGGCATGTGCTACATACTCATTCCCCAAAAAATACCGCCCGATATCCGGAATCAGCTTATGGATGGGCTGATCTTTTTGGGGCTCAAACTTTTGGATGATGTCCGAAAAGATGGCAACATCCTGCTGCGTATATACAATATCATCAGGCAGTTTTTGCTCTAAAGTATCGGTATTCTGGGCATAAGTATGGCCGCTTAAAGCGACAATAAGCACTACCAGGGAAGTCAGGTTTGTTTTCACAACTATGGGATTTGATTTCGCTGTTCTCACCAATAGTAAGAATTAATTTGGTAACAGATTATTGTGTTTTGTTTGATTCAGACTTCTCAAGCAACTCATCTACTTCTTTACCTGAAATCTCCTCTTTTTCGAGAAGCAGATTGGCGACTTTATCTAATACTTCCCGGTTTTCTTTAAGTGTTTTCAGGGCACGGTTGAATGCCTCTTCTGATATTTTCTGAATCTCTTCATCAATTTCGCGGGCGGTGGAATCGCTGTATTCCCGCTGGCGACTCATATCCCTTCCAAGGAACACTTCCTGTTCTTCGCTCCCGAAGGAGACGTGTCCGAAACGGTCGCTCATGCCTAAGTCCAGTACCATTTTTCGGGAAAGTTTAGCGACCTGCTTCAAATCATCCTGAGCTCCACTGGTGGATGTTTCAAAAATGAGGTCTTCAGCAGCTCTTCCACCCATTATTACCGCTAATCGGTCAAGGAGATATTCTCTTTTATAAATGTATTTCTCTTTCTCGGGCAGCTGCTGGGTTACGCCCATTGCTTTACCCCGGGGTATGATTGTGACCTTGTGGATGGGATCGGAGTGGGGCAAAATAGCAGCCACCAAAGCATGACCGGCCTCATGATAGGCCAGCATTTTCTTCTCGTCGTCATCAATGGTGATTCCATCTCGTTCAAGTCCCATAAGGACTTTATCACGAGCCTGGTCGATATCATTCATCACAATTTCCTTCCGTTTATTTCGGCCGGCATACAGCGAGGCTTCGTTAAGCAGGTTTTCCAGATCGGCTCCGCTGAACCCGGGTGTACTCCGGGCAATCTGCTCTAAATCCACGTCTTCTGCGAACGGCTTTCCTTTGGCGTGAATTTTAAGGATCTCGTGCCGGGCCGATTGCTTGGGCAAGTTTACGGTGATTCGCCGGTCAAAGCGTCCGGGCCGAAGCAGCGCTTTATCCAGAATATCCGGACGATTAGTTGCGGCCATAACCACCACGCTTTCGGTAGGCTCAAAACCGTCCAGCTCGGAGAGTAATTGATTCAGGGTCTGCTCGCGCTCATCGTGTCCACCGCCAAGACCGGCACCGCGTCTTCGGCCAATGGAGTCAATTTCATCAATAAAAATAATGCTGGGAGAGGTTTTCTTCGCTTTTTCAAACATATCGCGGACCCGCTTAGCTCCAACCCCAACAAACATTTCCATGAAATCGGAACCGGAAATACTGTAAAAGGGAACATCGGCCTCACCCGCTGCGGCTTTAGCCATCAGGGTTTTACCGGTACCCGGAGGCCCCACCATCAGCAAACCCTTGGGCAGTTTGGCTCCGATTTCCTGAAACCGGTCCGGTTCTTTTAAAAACTCTATAATTTCCTGAAGCTCTTTTTTGGCATTGTCGAGGCCTGCCACATCATCGAAGGTGGTGTCTTGTTTCTCAGGTTCCTGTAGCTTGGCTTTGCTTTTCCCGATGTTGAAAATTCCCTGGCTTTGAGATTTCATCCGCTGGTAAAACATGAAGCCCATAAATAAAATGAACAGTATGGGAAGGGTGATCAGGACGATATACCACCAGTCGTAGTCAGATTCGGGTCGGGCGGAAACAGCTACGTCATATTTCTCAAGTTGGGCGTATAAATTGTCATCACCAAAAGAGGGGATGTAGGTGGAGAAGTTTTTTGACTGAAGGGTATCATCCGCAGATACATTCAAAACCTGCGGAGACTTGAATTCTCCCTGTATATAGTCTCCCTGAACCCGGACGCGTTCTACATTTCCATTATTAAGTTGTTTTCTAAACTCGGAATATTCTATTTCAGCGGAGCCAGTGAAGCCATCTCCAGACATATACCAGTTATAAAGCAGTGCAATAACAATCAGCCAGAGCAGGGCGCTGGTCCAGCTGAAATTACCCGGTCTTTGTTGGGGAGACCATTTCCCGGTTTTCTTTTTCTTTTCTCTCTGCTTTTCCTGTTTTTCTTCAGACAAATCAGGTGTTGTTTGATGATTGTTCCAGTAAAAAGTAAAAGGTGTTGTATTTGCACCATTTAGAACAATGAAAGAGGCCGGTTTAGTTTCTTTAAACTATAACAGCCTCGATTTATCCGAACCGGGTAATTAAATATCAGTTTATAACCTGCCGGAGCCGGCGATCACTTCAGTAAATCAAAAATCTTCCCGGCAAATGCTTTGGCTGCTTCCGGTGATTTCCCCTCTGAGTAAATACGGATAATAGGTTCGGTATTTGATTTCCGAAGATGAACCCAGCCTTCTGCAAAGTCTATTTTCACCCCGTCAACGGTGTTGGGATCCAGGCTGGAGAAGTGTTCCTTAACCATTTCGAGCACTTCATCAGCATCTTTGCCAAGCTCATCCAGCTGGATTTTATTCTTGCTCATGAAGTAATCCGGCAGCGTGGCTCTGTATTCGGATGAACTCATGTCTTTTTCGGTAAGCAGCTGCAGCACCATGGCTATTCCGACCAGTGCATCCCGCCCGTAATGCAGATCCGGACAAATAACTCCGCCGTTTCCTTCACCACCAATAACGGCATCTTGTTCCTGCATCACTTTTACTACGTTAATTTCACCTACTGCAGAGCGGTAACAGGTTTGGTCATACTCGCGGGCAACATCATCAGAAACCCGGGATGAAGACAGGTTGGTGGCACAAGGGCCGGGCTTTTTGTTTAGTATAAAATCAAAGGCTGCGGCTTGGGTATATTCTTCTCCAAAAAGCTTCCCGTTGTTATCTACCAGGGCAAGCCGGTCGGCATCGGGATCGGTTACCACTCCCAGATCAACCTGTTTCTCTTTAACCAAATCACAGATTTCGGTGAGATGTTCGGGCAATGGTTCCGGGTTATGGGGAAACAAACCGTTAGGGGTGCAGTGGATTTTATGAACCGTTTTCACTCCCAGTTTTTCTAACAGCCTTGGGATGGCTTCAGAGCCGGCGCCGTTTACTGCATCAACGGCCACAGAGAAATCCCTGTCAGCAATTTTGTCAGCATGGATGTATGGTAGGTCTAATATCTTTTCGATATGGTGATCCAGTAAATCTTCGTCCTCCCGAATAACGCCAATTTTATCGTACGGCTGATATTCAAACTGCTCACTTTCCGAAATGCGAATAACTTCATTCCCCTGATCGGCATCGAGGAATTCACTTTTGCTGTTCAATAATTTGAGGGCATTCCACTGAGCCGGATTATGGCTGGCAGAAATAATGATTCCACCGGCGGCTTTATGTTTCAGGACGCCCATCGCAACTGTAGGAGTAGGCACAACGCCTACTTTGATCACATCGCAACCTACGGAAGCGAGGGTGGCCGCGATAATGTCTTCACAAATTTTACCTGTCACGCGGGAATCTCTTCCCACAACAACGGTTCCGCCTTTCAGCCAGGTACCGTAGGCAGCTGTAAATCGGGTTAAGTTTTGCGGGGTGAGATCGGTTCCAAAAATGCCCCGGATGCCCGAGACGGATATCATTAATGCCATGATGAATTAGTTTCTTCTTGAGTTTAAAATTCGTTCGAGTTGCTGCTTCCACTGCTGAATGCCGGGATAGTTGGGATTGAGTTCAATTAACCGGTTCGCAATTTCCAGCGCTTTATCAAATTCACGATTGGTTCCATAAGCCCCGGAAAGATTATACAACATTTGCGGGTCTTTGGGATTAATTTGCCGGGATTCTTCCAGGAAGCGGATAGCTTCTTCCGCATTACCCTTGTTCAGCTCAATAGAGCCCAGCATTTTGGTGATGAAAGCCTCACGGGGAGCCAGTTCATAAGCTTTCCTCAGATAAGGTTCTGCATCAGTAAAATTATTTTGATTAATCAGCAGCCGGGCGGCAAAAACGTAAGGAGAGTCGTTCCAGGGTTGATTTCGAATCAGCCCTTTGTATTCAAGCAGCGCTTTGTCAATCTTGCCCTGATTTTGATAGTAATTGCCCAGCTCCACCTTGGCTGCATCCCACCGAGTGTTTTTATGAACCACTCCGAAGGCGAGGCTGTCAACCATTCCTTCCGGCTCATAATTAAACTGGTAGGGAGTTTCTCTGCCGTCAATCACAAAAGGAAATCCTTGCTTAAGAGTTCGAAGCCGGTGGTGCACAATTCTGTTGTCGAAGTCCGAGATATACATCTCATCAAAGTAAGAATCGGGGTTTAATTTCTCCGGTGAAGCAAATCCCTGTTCTGCCAAGTCACCCAACAGGGATTCCGCAAAACTTTTTCCCATCAAAAAATATCCTCTTTGGTTGGGATGAAGGTGTTCCAGCATCAGGCTGTTGCCAATGATGCCATCCGGAGAGGCTTCTTCAAAAGCACCATGAACCGGAACCAAAGTTGTATTGGGATAAGAAGCGGGCAGTGAGTTTATGATCTTGTTGATATCCGAAGGAGCCCTGAATTTAAGTCCGTCCAGATCTTTGGCGTACTCAAACTGCTCTTTGGCTGCAGTGGTATCTCCGCTTTGGTACAATGAGGTTGCCTTCCTGTAAATATCGTTTGCGGGAGGATTTTGATCCTCTTCAATTGAAACAAAAGGCGACTGGTCTTTTACGTTACTGGAAATGGTTGAGAGATAAACCGGTACATCCGCATCGGCAAACTTTTGAACGATCGCTTCCATGTTACTCCGAAACTGAATCATAGCCAGTTCATATTCGGGTCCGTTCAGCTCTATGGATTGATCGCTTATTATCCGCTCCATAAGCGTGCCGGTGGTTGGCTCCTCATCACTTAATGTTGTTGCGATCCACTGTCCGAAATTCACAATCATTTCCCGCAACAGCATGAAAGTTTTGTAACGCTGAAGTTTTAAATAAAAACGAACAAAACCCGGAAATGCACCCAGGTTTTCGTTGGAACCTACACCAAGAGCCCCGTAAAATTCATTATGGCCGGCATAAATCATTACAGCATCCGGTTTCTGTTCCAGGATTTCATCCACCTGATCGAAAAGGGTGTACGTGCTGATGGCTGAGGTTGCCACGTTCACAACTTCCACTTTGCGGTCGGGCATGGCGTCGGTCAGCATGTCGTTTACAACCCTGGAGAAGGTTCCGTTATATCCATAAGGATATCCCGCTGCACTTGAACCGCCCATGGCAAAAACCCGAAAAGTATCCTCCGGTTTTTCCTGAAGAAATACATCGGAAGAGGGATTTGGAATGGTTTTGGTGTAAAAGAAATAGCGGGCCGCAAAATTCGGATTGGGTATATAGTATTCATCCTGTGGAATGTTCGGGTCAATGAACAGTTCCGTATTGCCCATGTAATCAACTCCGCGCAAAACGACTTCTAAAATGATAAAGAAGAGAACAGGGATGGATAACGTGATGACGTAGAAAGCGGCTTTCTTTTTAAACGGAAGAGGCTCGCTGATTTCATCGATATAAGACTGAACGTCTTCCTCACTCTGATTTAATTTTTCAGCAATATCGGCAGCACTTTTCTTATTGTGATGCTTCCGGATGTATGCTTTTGCCTTATTGGTCAGGGACATGCTTATCGGGCTGGAATCCAGGTTTTTTCTTCTGTTCCGGCTTCTTTGTTTTCAAACCGAGCCAGCACAAACAGGAAATCAGAGAGGCGGTTAATGTACATAATGGCCACTTCTGATATTTCTTCCTCGTGCCGGCATTCTACCGTAATACGCTCAGCCCGGCGACAAACGGTTCGGGCAAAGTGAAGAGTAGAACCGGCTTCAGCTCCACCCGGCAAAATAAAATTCTTGAGTGGCTCTAAGGTTTCTTCCATTTCATCAATGGCTTTCTCCAGAAACTCAACTTCAGATTGGCCAATTCGTTCAATCCGTACTTCTTTGGATTGTGGGGTTGCAAGATCGGCACCCAACACAAAAAGCTGTTGCTGAACAGTTACGATAAGTTCAGCGCCCTTCTCAGATAAACCGTAAGCTGCCGCCATTCCTAATATTGAGTTCAGTTCATCCACAGTGCCGTATGCATCTATACGCTTAGAGCTTTTGGAAACACGCTGCCCGCCAAAGAGGGAAGTGTTGCCGCTGTCGCCTTTCTTGGTGTAAATTTTCATAACATCCTTTTTTTAGAAAATAGGGGTTTGATTGGTAAGGTGCATTAATTCGGAAAAAGTGATAGCTTCAATTTCAAACTTACAGAGAGTAGGGACAAAATGAGGTATGCATTAATAGTTTTCTGGTTTCTCATTGTTTTCCATTCAGCTTGCCGGGCTCAGTCACAACAAAATTATGAAAAGCTCATATCCGTAAATGGTACAGAGCTATATGTGAAGGTGATGGGGGAAGGGGAGGCCCTGATGGTGCTACATGGAGGTCCGGGCTTTAATCATGATTATTTTCTTCCCTATTTAACTCCTCTGGCAAAGCACTTCAGGCTTATACTATTTGATCAAAGGGGAATGGGCAGGTCGTCTACGAATCTGGATTCAACCTCTTTTTCGATAGACTACCTGGTTGATGATATTGAAGCCCTGAGAACCGAACTGGATCTGGATGCAATACATCTGCTGGCTCACTCCTGGGGAGGAAAATTGGCCATGAAATATGCCATTAGGTATCCGGCTTCGCTGAAGTCATTGATTTTAAGTAATACCGTTGCACCCTCCTCAGAATTTAATGAGGCTACTTTTGCTGCTTTTTCAAAGCTAAATGAACGCCAGAATTTAGAGGAGTTAAATGCCATTCTAGATAAGATAAGGGGAGGCAACCGGGAAGTAGGGGTGTTTGAGAAATTTACGAAACTTAATTTCAGACCCATGTTTTATGATACCAGCCGGGTTCATGAATTAACACTTAATTTCTCCCAAACCTATTTTGAAACCCAAAGCTTACTGAGTTTACTTCCTCCCCCAAACCAAAGAGAAAACCTGTTTCCTGATTTGGCAAGTGTTGATGTACCCGTTCTGATTATAAGGGGTGAACTTGAACCGACACCTATTCAATCTGACCAAAAATTAGTGGACACTTTTCCTGACGCCCGGTTGATTAATTTTTCTAAAGCCGGCCATTTTCCATTTATTGAAAGGCCTCAAGCTTTTAAGGACAGTTTAACGGAGTTTATCAATAAAGTTGAAGCTGGACGATAATTGCTAACCGGCTACATAGCTTTCTTTGCCCTTTTCAAAACGGATATTCAAATGTTCTCTTCCTTCAAGTTCTTCTTCAAAAGGCAAGGCTGAGCCTATCGGGCATGCCACCTTCAGGGTGATGTGTTCCAGGTATTCAGATTCTCTGATATGCAACTCATACCGGCTTATGAGTTGTTGAATTCCATTTTCTTCCGAGTAGGGATAACGAATAGTAAATAGCCGGACCGGTTTAATTGAAACTAAGGAGGCTGCTTCGAGACACTGCCTGGCGGCCAGTCCGTAAGCTTCAATTAATCCGGACTTCCCAAGCTTAGTGCCGCCATAATACCTGACCACAACAATTCCTGCATTTATAACCTCAAATGATTTAAGATGATTCAAGATAGGGAGGCCTGCGGTACCGGAAGGCTCACCATCGTCGGTGCTGAATTCTTTGGGTTGAGCCGGGTTCATTCTCCAGCCATAACAGTGATGCGTGGCATCCGGGTATTTGGATTTCAGCGTATCCAACTGATCTGAAAAGGCGTCTTCCGTTTCGGCCGGAAACAGAAAGCCGAGGAACTTGGAACCTCGCTCACGAAAACTGCTTTCAATGGAATTTTTTATGCTAAACATGGTCTTGGCTTAATGTGCAGCAAAGGTAGCAGGTGTATAGGCGAAAGTCATGTTTCAAATGCAAAATCCGCGAGCGGAGTCAGAGGTTCACGCAAACAAGTGGGCTTTATGGTATTAGAAGATTATGCAACCAATGAAGGGTTTATTTAGAAGTAATCTGCCTTGTTATTCAGACTGGAAAAAGCGATTTTCACGGCGCAGTCAGGCTTTGTTGAAGTTTCACTATAAATTGAAACTAAGCTCAGTCAGCCGCTGTTTTATTAGCACAAATTGAAATTATCTAAGACGCAATTACATGCCTTCTCTTATTAAAGCACTGAATTCTCAGGTGGGCCGAAAAATCATGACCGGTATCACGGGTATCGGGCTTATGTTGTTTTTGATCGGACACCTTGTTGGTAACCTCACAATCTTTGGGGAATCTCAAGCATTTAATGTTTACACCTATACACTGGAAAGTTTAGGGCCTCTCCTTTACGTAATTGAAGCCGGCCTGGCATTCTTTTTTCTTTACCATGCAATTTTAGGTATTTCGATTTGGCTTCAGCGCAGAAAAGCCCGGCCGGAAGGATATGATAAGTATCAAACCAAAGGCGGCCCCAGCCATCAGTCGCTGGCTTCCAGAAGCATGATCTGGACAGGAATCATCATTTTGGTATTTCTGGTATTTCATATCATGCATTTTAAATTTGGATTATTCAGTCCTGACGAAGGCACAGTAATTCTTGAGTCGGCTGGTGGGGTTGAAGCAAGAAATTTAAGGGCATTGGTTATTGCAGAATTCCAGAAACCACTGGTAGCATTTGGCTATATAGCGGTACTTGCGCTGGTTATTCTTCACCTGTCTCACGGAGCCTGGAGTGCATTCACATCCCTGGGGATGAAACACGGTGAAACTTCCAAGAAAGTTCAGCTTGGGGCCTACATCTTTGCCATCGTGCTAATGTTGGGCTTCATTTTTATCCCGCTGTACATTTTTCTGACTGGCGGACAAGGATCACTCATCGCTTATTGAGGGCCACAAAACACTAAATCACAAAATTTTAATGTATAGTTTACAAGCAGATAGAATTACCCCGATTCCTGACCGACTTGAAGAAGTTGGAAGAGAAGTGGTAGATGCTGCTTACAAAGTGCACAAAAATTTAGGGCCTGGTTTACTGGAAAAAATATACGAAGCTTGTTTAGTACACGAGCTTGGGAAGAAAGGATTGAAAGCCGAAAGGCAAGTTCCTGTATCTATTACATATGATAATATAAAATTTGATGAAGGACTCAGATTAGGTGTTTTAGTAGAGGATGAAATAATTTGTGAATTAAAGGCTGTTGATAAAGTAAATCCGGTTTGGGAAGCACAAATTATAAGCCATCTGAAATTGACAAAAAAGAGATTAGGCTATTTGATAAATTTTAATGTTAAAAATATCGGAAGAGGTATAAACCGTTTTGTTGTGTGACTTTTAAAACATACAACATTCGAGTTTTAGAGCTTTCGTGGCGAAATAATCGATTATGAAATTAGATTCAAAAGTACCCGGCGGACCGTTAGAAGAAAAATGGGATAAGCACATCAAGGACATCAAATTGGTGGCGCCCAACAACAAGCGGAAATTTGAAATTATTGTTGTAGGAACCGGATTAGCTGGTGGCGCTGCAGCAGCCAGTTTTGCTGAGCTGGGCTACAATGTAAGAAGCTTCTGTATTCAGGATTCAGCCCGGCGTGCCCATAGTATTGCTGCCCAGGGTGGAATTAATGCTGCCAAGAACTACCCGAACGACGGTGACAGTATTTGGCGGCTTTTTTATGATACCATTAAAGGAGGCGACTATCGTTCTCGCGAATCTAATGTGTATCGCCTTGCCCAGGTATCCAACGAGATTATTGATCAGGCCGTCGCTCAGGGTGTTCCATTTGCCCGAGAGTATGGGGGTAACCTGGCTAACCGTTCTTTCGGTGGAGCACAGGTGTCGCGAACATTTTACGCACGTGGACAAACCGGACAGCAGCTGTTGCTTGGCGCTTATCAGGCGATGATGCGTCAGGTACACAATGGAAATATCAAATACCACCCACGCCACGAAATGCTGGATGTGGTTGTGATTGACGGACAAGCCCGCGGAATCATTACCCGTGATCTGGTTTCCGGTGAACTAAACAGATATGAAGCCGATGCAGTTGTACTTGCAACCGGCGGTTACGGAAACGTATTCTACCTTTCCACGAATGCAAAAAATTCGAACGTAACAGCCGCATGGAGAGCTCACAAACGAGGAGCTGCTTTTGCAAACCCATGTTACGTTCAGGTTCACCCAACCTGTATTCCGGTTTCCGGCGACTATCAGTCAAAACTGACACTGATGAGTGAAAGTTTGAGAAATGATGGCCGGGTGTGGGTGCCGAAGAAGAAAGGGGATGATCGCCATCCGAACGATATTCCTGAAGACGAACGATATTACTATCTCGAAGAGCGTTACCCAAGTTTTGGTAACCTTGTGCCTCGGGATGTGGCTTCCCGTAATGCCAAGATGGTTTGTGATGATGGATTGGGTGTTGGTGAAACCGGCCTGGCTGTGTATCTCGATTTCCGTGATGCCATCAAGCGTGACGGTCGTGACACCATTGAAGCCAAGTATGGTAACCTTTTTGAGATGTACGAAAACATCGCCGGTGAAAACCCATACGAACGGCCCATGAGAATCTATCCGGCTGTTCACTACACCATGGGCGGCCTTTGGGTTGATTACAACCTGCAGACAACCATTCCGGGACTTTACGCTGCCGGTGAAGCAAACTTCTCCGACCACGGCGCAAACCGACTCGGTGCAAGCGCATTGATGCAGGGACTTTCGGACGGATATTTCGTTCTGCCTTATACCATTGGTGATTACCTGGCCAAACAAGAGCCGGGCAAACGATATGGAACCGATCACGAAGCTTTTGAGGAAGCCGAAAATGCAGCTCAGTCTCAAATTGACAAGCTCCTGAATATTGATGGTGACCGTACAATTATTGACTTCCACAGATCATTAGGTAAGATCGTTTGGGATAAAATTGGAATTGCCCGAAATGCCGAAGGCTTGAAATCTGCCATTGAGGAGATTCGAGAACTCCGGGAAGAATTCTGGAAGAATGTGAAAGTACCCGGAGAGAAAAACAATTATAACAAATACCTGGAATTCGCCGGTCGTGTAGCCGATTTCTTTGAATTGGCAGAGTTGATGGCTGAAGATGCGTTACAGCGTGAAGAATCAGCCGGATGTCACCTCCGCGAAGAGTATCAAACCGAAGAAGGGGAAGCCTTGCGTAATGATGAGGATTTTTCATACGTGGCTGCCTGGGAATACAAAGGCCTGAATGGCAAACTGGAAGAAACCCTTCATAAAGAGAATCTTGAATTTGAATTCGTTGAGCTAAAACAACGCAGTTATAAATAGAGCCACTAAATCACGAAAACACAAAATTTAATGTTAAACCGGAAGAGCAATAACATGATTCAAGGTATGATTTCTTACAGATTATACCCTTCGTGTTTTAGAGCTTTTGTGGCAAAAATTATTGCACTATGAGTAAAGAAATGACCATTCATCTTAAATACTGGAAGCAGAACGGCCCGAATGCACAGGGACATTTTGAAGAGTACACGCTCGACAATGTCAATGAGCATATGTCTTTTCTGGAAATGCTTGACGTGCTCAACGAAGAGCTGATGCTGGAAGGCAAAGAGCCGGTTGAATTTGACTACGACTGCCGCGAAGGGATTTGCGGGTCCTGTAATCTGGTAATCGACGGACGTGCACATGGCCCGAAACAACGCGTGGCTGCTTGTCAGTTGCACATGCGTAATTACAGCGACGGTGATCATATCACTATTGAACCACCAAGAGCTGCTTCCTTCCCTGTTATTAAGGATTTAGTAGTAGATCGAAGTGCTTTTGACCGGATCATTGAAGCCGGCGGATATGTATCGGTGAAAACAGGTTCTGCCGCAGAGGCGAATGCCATTCCGGTTGAAAAGGAAAAAGCGGATGCCGCCTTTGACTACGCTACCTGTATTGGTTGCGGAGCTTGTGTAGCGGCTTGTCCAAATGCTTCCGCATCGTTGTTTACCGGAGCCAAAATTGCTCACCTCAACAAACTGCCACAGGGCGAAGTTGAGCGTAAAGATCGCGTAGTGGCTATGGTTGACCAAATGAAAGAAGAAGGCTTTGGCGACTGCTCGAACTTCGCAGAATGTGAAGCCGTTTGTCCGGTAGGCATCTCCATTTCAGCAATCGCCGAAATGCGCCGCGATTATATGAAAGCGGTGATGAGCGGAGATTGATAAGTCTCTTTCCAAAACCGATTATATAATATTGAAGCCGGCTAAAAACGCCGGCTTTTTTTATGTCAGGATATCAATGCATTTACAATCCTATCAAATTCCTCGGGTGTATTGTACACATTAGGTGAAACCCGGATGGAATCGCCCCGGAAGGAAACCAGGATATTTTGCTCCTCGAAGGCAGATTTAATCTGACCAATATCATGTCCTTCCCCTAAACGAATTCCAAACAAGTGAGACGCTCTGTACTCAGGATCTTCAATTTTAAAGCCCGCAGATTTTAGTTTTTCAACAGGCCCGGCAATCAAATCCCGACAATACTGTTGGATGTTCTCCACGCCCCATTCATTCAGTTGCTGAACGGCTTTAAGCATCATCGGCACCAGTATGAAGTTACTGTGTTCGCCCACTTCGTAGCGCAAGGCTCCGGGCTGATATTGATCGTTGTAATTAACCAGGTTTGCAAAGTTTTCGCTCTCGTACCGATTGATCCAGTTTTCTTCAACCGGTTTTCCTTCATCCAGTGCAGGTCCATAATAGGCAAGCCCGATAGAATAGGGCCCCATCAGCCATTTATACCCGGCGCAGACCAGGGCGTCAGGTTGAATTTCGGAGACATCGAAAGGCAGTGCACCTACCGATTGTGTTCCGTCGATGGCCAGCCAGGCACCCACTTCACGGGTTCTATCCCGGATCGCTTTCAAATCAAACAAGGTGCCATCGGCCCAGTGAATATTTCCCATAGCCACCAGTTTGGTCCGGTCGTTGATGGCATTTAAAACTTTTTCATTCCAAACTTTACCCCGGTTCTCCTGTTCTTTAGGAGGAGTGATGGTGATGATTTCACCGCCTTTTTCCTGAACCACCGACCGCCACGGATATACATTGCTCGGAAATTGCTCACCAACTACAATGATGTTGT
The nucleotide sequence above comes from Gracilimonas sp.. Encoded proteins:
- a CDS encoding GxxExxY protein, whose translation is MYSLQADRITPIPDRLEEVGREVVDAAYKVHKNLGPGLLEKIYEACLVHELGKKGLKAERQVPVSITYDNIKFDEGLRLGVLVEDEIICELKAVDKVNPVWEAQIISHLKLTKKRLGYLINFNVKNIGRGINRFVV
- a CDS encoding tetratricopeptide repeat protein, translating into MSLTNKAKAYIRKHHNKKSAADIAEKLNQSEEDVQSYIDEISEPLPFKKKAAFYVITLSIPVLFFIILEVVLRGVDYMGNTELFIDPNIPQDEYYIPNPNFAARYFFYTKTIPNPSSDVFLQEKPEDTFRVFAMGGSSAAGYPYGYNGTFSRVVNDMLTDAMPDRKVEVVNVATSAISTYTLFDQVDEILEQKPDAVMIYAGHNEFYGALGVGSNENLGAFPGFVRFYLKLQRYKTFMLLREMIVNFGQWIATTLSDEEPTTGTLMERIISDQSIELNGPEYELAMIQFRSNMEAIVQKFADADVPVYLSTISSNVKDQSPFVSIEEDQNPPANDIYRKATSLYQSGDTTAAKEQFEYAKDLDGLKFRAPSDINKIINSLPASYPNTTLVPVHGAFEEASPDGIIGNSLMLEHLHPNQRGYFLMGKSFAESLLGDLAEQGFASPEKLNPDSYFDEMYISDFDNRIVHHRLRTLKQGFPFVIDGRETPYQFNYEPEGMVDSLAFGVVHKNTRWDAAKVELGNYYQNQGKIDKALLEYKGLIRNQPWNDSPYVFAARLLINQNNFTDAEPYLRKAYELAPREAFITKMLGSIELNKGNAEEAIRFLEESRQINPKDPQMLYNLSGAYGTNREFDKALEIANRLIELNPNYPGIQQWKQQLERILNSRRN
- a CDS encoding cob(I)yrinic acid a,c-diamide adenosyltransferase gives rise to the protein MKIYTKKGDSGNTSLFGGQRVSKSSKRIDAYGTVDELNSILGMAAAYGLSEKGAELIVTVQQQLFVLGADLATPQSKEVRIERIGQSEVEFLEKAIDEMEETLEPLKNFILPGGAEAGSTLHFARTVCRRAERITVECRHEEEISEVAIMYINRLSDFLFVLARFENKEAGTEEKTWIPAR
- a CDS encoding alpha/beta fold hydrolase, with amino-acid sequence MRYALIVFWFLIVFHSACRAQSQQNYEKLISVNGTELYVKVMGEGEALMVLHGGPGFNHDYFLPYLTPLAKHFRLILFDQRGMGRSSTNLDSTSFSIDYLVDDIEALRTELDLDAIHLLAHSWGGKLAMKYAIRYPASLKSLILSNTVAPSSEFNEATFAAFSKLNERQNLEELNAILDKIRGGNREVGVFEKFTKLNFRPMFYDTSRVHELTLNFSQTYFETQSLLSLLPPPNQRENLFPDLASVDVPVLIIRGELEPTPIQSDQKLVDTFPDARLINFSKAGHFPFIERPQAFKDSLTEFINKVEAGR
- a CDS encoding succinate dehydrogenase cytochrome b subunit, whose translation is MPSLIKALNSQVGRKIMTGITGIGLMLFLIGHLVGNLTIFGESQAFNVYTYTLESLGPLLYVIEAGLAFFFLYHAILGISIWLQRRKARPEGYDKYQTKGGPSHQSLASRSMIWTGIIILVFLVFHIMHFKFGLFSPDEGTVILESAGGVEARNLRALVIAEFQKPLVAFGYIAVLALVILHLSHGAWSAFTSLGMKHGETSKKVQLGAYIFAIVLMLGFIFIPLYIFLTGGQGSLIAY
- a CDS encoding YigZ family protein, translating into MFSIKNSIESSFRERGSKFLGFLFPAETEDAFSDQLDTLKSKYPDATHHCYGWRMNPAQPKEFSTDDGEPSGTAGLPILNHLKSFEVINAGIVVVRYYGGTKLGKSGLIEAYGLAARQCLEAASLVSIKPVRLFTIRYPYSEENGIQQLISRYELHIRESEYLEHITLKVACPIGSALPFEEELEGREHLNIRFEKGKESYVAG
- the glmM gene encoding phosphoglucosamine mutase; the encoded protein is MALMISVSGIRGIFGTDLTPQNLTRFTAAYGTWLKGGTVVVGRDSRVTGKICEDIIAATLASVGCDVIKVGVVPTPTVAMGVLKHKAAGGIIISASHNPAQWNALKLLNSKSEFLDADQGNEVIRISESEQFEYQPYDKIGVIREDEDLLDHHIEKILDLPYIHADKIADRDFSVAVDAVNGAGSEAIPRLLEKLGVKTVHKIHCTPNGLFPHNPEPLPEHLTEICDLVKEKQVDLGVVTDPDADRLALVDNNGKLFGEEYTQAAAFDFILNKKPGPCATNLSSSRVSDDVAREYDQTCYRSAVGEINVVKVMQEQDAVIGGEGNGGVICPDLHYGRDALVGIAMVLQLLTEKDMSSSEYRATLPDYFMSKNKIQLDELGKDADEVLEMVKEHFSSLDPNTVDGVKIDFAEGWVHLRKSNTEPIIRIYSEGKSPEAAKAFAGKIFDLLK